AGGCCAATGGTAAGGATGATTTTCGGGATAAAGATTTTCCCTAAGAGCGATCCAGACCATACCGTACGGTCTGTCCTCGTAGGACTGGCGCCGTTCGTTTTTCACCACGTCTCTCTGCCCGTCAACCTTCTCCGGCGACATAGCCCCGAGAAGGAAACCCATCCTGTCCGATTCGAGGAAAAGAGCCAGATCGAGGGCGTTGGTGGGGACATTCTCCCAATAGTTGGTTCTGTCGCTGTCCGTTGAGCCGTTATTCGAACCGCCAGCCGCCTCGAGCCATTCGTCGAACTTCCCTTCAGGCACGTTCTCAGAACCCTCGAACATTATATGCTCAAAGAGGTGTGCGAAACCGGTGCGGCCCGGTTTTTCGTTGCCGGAACCGACATGGTACATCATGTTCACGCTGACGATAGGTGTAGTGTGATCCTCATGAAGTATGACGGTAAGTCCGTTGTCGAGTCTGAATTTCGAATACGGAACGCTGATATCGACGTCCTGTCCGAATGCAATTGCGGTGAACAGGATTAAGAGCGGGGCGAGTCTTTTCATTTCGAACTCCTGTCTGATTATGACCTGTCAAACTTACTTACCAATATACTCGTCCGGCAGATAAACAGGAAATATTTTCGCCCGGATGGCTTCGTCACACCGGGTAGAGTTTGCCGCTTATAAATACTTTATCCGAGTTCTTTACGGAACTCCGGTTATGTAGCTCTCGAGCTGGTGGATCATGAAATCCTGATCGGAGATGATCGCCTTAACGACGTCCCCAATAGAGATCACACCGACCACTTGGTCTTCTTCGAGTACCGGAAGGTGGCGGATACGCTTATCCGTCATCAACGCCATACATTCTTCGACAGACTGTTCCGGTTTGACGTAAAACACTTTACTGCTCATAATTTCTTTGACGGTCGTGTCCTTCGAAGCCTTTCCTTTCAGGATGACCTTTCTGGCATAATCCCGTTCCGAGAAGATCCCTACCAACTTTTCCTCTTCGAACACCAATAAAGCCCCAACATTCTTGTCCGCCATCAGGTTGAGCGCTTCAAGTACAGAACTGTCCGGTTTGACCGACCAGATCTCCCTTTCTTTGGCTCGTAAGAGTTCGCTGATTAATTTCATCGCTTAACCCCTGTCTCAGTGTTTCCTGGTAAAAGTACTCATTTTTTTCAATACAAAATTTTCGCCTGTGCCGCTAAGTCTCCTTGAGCGCCGCGGTGAGCTTTACAGCCACCTCTTTTGCGTCGCCGAACAGCATGAGACAGTTATCAGCGGCAAAAAGAGGATTGGCGATTCCGGCGAACCCCGGGCTGAGGCTTCGCTTTACGATTACAACAGAACGTGCTTCGTCCACGTTGAGGATAGGCATACCGGAAATAGGAATCGAGGGGTCTGCCTCTCTGGCGAGAGGATTTACCACGTCGTTGGCTCCGATTACCAGCACCACATCCGTTTGCCGGAACGTGGGGTTTATCTCGTCCATTTCCTTGAGCTTTTCGTAGGGTATGTTCGCCTCTGCGAGAAGGACGTTCATGTGTCCCGGCATTCGTCCTGCCACCGGATGTATGGCAAACTCCACCTCCACGCCCTTGGATTCAAGCAGGTTGGTCAGATCCTGAATAGCGTATTGAGCCTGCGCGACAGCCATCCCGTATCCGGGAGCGATAACGACCCGCCTGGCGCCTTCCAACATCATAGCGACTTCTTCCGGCGAAGCTGATTTGACCTTGCCGGCATAGATATCCTCGCTCTCATCCTCGGTGGAAACTACTGCGCCGACACCGGCGAATATCACGTTGGCAAGAGAGCGGTTCATAGCGCGGCACATCAGCGCCGTGAGGATGAATCCGGCAGCGCCCACTAACGAGCCGGCGATAATCAGTACGCTGTTGTTGAGAACCCACCCATGTCCCGCCGCCGCAATTCCCGAGTAAGCATTCAACAGGGAGAT
This portion of the Candidatus Neomarinimicrobiota bacterium genome encodes:
- a CDS encoding NAD(P)(+) transhydrogenase (Re/Si-specific) subunit beta yields the protein MSNNLINLAYLIAAVLFILGLKGLSHPRTAVRGNFLGALGMLIAIVVTLLDRRIVSFEIIIAGMVVGALVGAIMAYRAPMTAIPQVVAIFNGFGGGASALAVGAALEEALKGGFIETIDIQFTLAAVGSGLIGGVSFTGSAIAFAKLQGILKGQPIMLPGRHVINIILALACVTLGIWMVADTTSSMPFWIMVGTASLLGILLVLPIGGADMPVVISLLNAYSGIAAAGHGWVLNNSVLIIAGSLVGAAGFILTALMCRAMNRSLANVIFAGVGAVVSTEDESEDIYAGKVKSASPEEVAMMLEGARRVVIAPGYGMAVAQAQYAIQDLTNLLESKGVEVEFAIHPVAGRMPGHMNVLLAEANIPYEKLKEMDEINPTFRQTDVVLVIGANDVVNPLAREADPSIPISGMPILNVDEARSVVIVKRSLSPGFAGIANPLFAADNCLMLFGDAKEVAVKLTAALKET
- a CDS encoding CBS domain-containing protein; protein product: MKLISELLRAKEREIWSVKPDSSVLEALNLMADKNVGALLVFEEEKLVGIFSERDYARKVILKGKASKDTTVKEIMSSKVFYVKPEQSVEECMALMTDKRIRHLPVLEEDQVVGVISIGDVVKAIISDQDFMIHQLESYITGVP